CCCGCCACCCGGAACGCACCGAAGACCCGGACGTGGCGGCCGTCCTGGACGTCCGGGCCGCACTCGCCCGGCTGCCGTTCCGCAAGCGCTCCTGCGTGGTGCTCCGGCACGCCTTCGACCTGTCGGAGAAGGAGACCGCCCAGGTCCTCGGGATATCGGTCGGTACGGTGATGAGCCAGACCTCCAAGGGCATGGCGGAACTTCAACGGCTGCTGGGCACCCGTGGGCCGCCGGCCGTCTCATGGGGAGCAGGAGCCGGTGACCGACGAACTGCGCGACCGGCTGCGCACGAGTGCCGAGGCCCATCGGCCCGACCGGGCCCGCATGCTGGCCCGGGTGGAGCGCGGCATGACCGGCCCCGGGCCGGCCGTCCGGGGGCGTCACCGTGAGCGCGGCAGGGCTCTGTCCTGGCCCCGGGTCGTTCTTGCGACCCTGGCCACCGCCGGCGCGGTAGCGGTGGGCAGTATGGCGGTGGCCGCCATAGTCCATGCCCCCGATCCACCGCGGCAGTCATCACCTGGGCGGCCGAGCTGCCCTTGAGGGTGGCCGCGTCCTCGCCGACGTTCTCCCACCAGACGTTCTTCAGGGTGCAGCTTCCGTTGCAGTGCACACCGTCGGCGGCCGGGTCACCGAGCACCACGTTCTGGAGCACGGCGCCGTCGGCGAGTTCGAACATGGCCGGCTGGCTCTCGGACTGACCACCCGAGCCGAGCGCGCCCTTGCCGACGAAGCGTCGGCCCCCGCCGTCGAAGAACGCGCTGATCTGCTGAGTGGCCGTCAGTGGAACGTCGACCGTCGGCGTCGGCCACACGGGGATCGTGCCGCTCCCGCCGCCGGTGGGCGACGCGGTAGCCGAGCGGGTGGTCGGCGTCGCGGACCTTGTCCCAGCGGTGCCACAGGGCGACCATGGCGTCCGCGGCGAGATCGTCGGCGGCGTCCGCCTCTCCGGTCAGCAGACGGGCGAGGCGGGCCAGCTCGGCATGGTGGCGTTCGAAGAATGCGTGGAACTCCGCGGAGGCCTCATCGGCGGCCATGCCCTCGGTAAGGCCTCTCGGTGCATTGTTAGCGCTCACATTCAGGTGTGGCA
The sequence above is a segment of the Kitasatospora sp. NBC_00240 genome. Coding sequences within it:
- a CDS encoding pectate lyase; the protein is MWPTPTVDVPLTATQQISAFFDGGGRRFVGKGALGSGGQSESQPAMFELADGAVLQNVVLGDPAADGVHCNGSCTLKNVWWENVGEDAATLKGSSAAQVMTAAVDRGHGLWRPPPYCPPLPRRRWPGSQERPGARTEPCRAHGDAPGRPARGRSCRAPPGPACGPGRADGPRHSCAAGRAVRRSPAPAPHETAGGPRVPSSR